The genomic region TTtcttgagtaaaaaaaaaaatgcaggcTCATCTCTCATGTATGTGTGGTGAATTGGGTTCGGTACACGTAGCATTACAATTTTTACACTTTCCTTTCTCCCGTGCACTCAGCTTTCTTGTTAAACCTTGATTGAATAAAGCAAAGAAAATTAAACAGACAAAAATAAAGATAGAGTGCATAATGAAAAAACGAAAGCGTGAAAATCACTAAAATTTATGTAAGAAGCGTGGTAATGCAATATTTTGAGGTGGAAATATTGAAAGAAACCCAAATGTAATTGTGGTGGaggataaaaacaaaatttaggaaaaaaaatattagctaGAAGGTACATATCATCTCAGTATACGTTGTCCGTCTTTCGCCGGACGGTTACAATTCTCTGATAATTCCTCAACAGTACTGTTTGAGGCAGTTGTGTACAGATGAAGCCAGTCATATAATTGGGCCTCTTACTGGGTCTGGGCTTAAGGCCCAGATACATGATGACAGCCTACTTGCTGTTTTATACATACACATAACATCAGCCTAAGCCCAAGTTCCATGAAAGATTGGGTATATTTGCAGTGAATTTATTCAAGGCTTTTGAGAAAAAATGATCATATGTATAATTTCTTACTTTAGTCCAtgacaatgaaaatcgataCGAATTATCTTTGAATTTGTCCACCGtaaatcattttgattattTCGTAAAAAATCTTCTTACGAACTGTTGTTGCTTGTTGGTGAATTTGTCGTCAATATAATTGATCGGGGCATGGACAGTGGTTGGTTCCATTTTGTTTGGgcggaaatctgaaaatggagAAAGACTTACCTACAATTTTCAGGATGCAACTGTGGCATTATAAATTAGTAACAAGATGCCGCGTGTTTTAAATTTCTCATATGACATTGAATGGTTGGTTTGAGACACTTATCTTCTCGTCCCTGTTTTAAACAACTCTTTCACTTTAGAATAAGCCCGTTgcatttttttagtataacAGTCACGTGATATTACTAATACATGTAACGATCAGGGTTTTCCACTTTCATTTTTATGAGAgaagttattttgtttttttatctaTGCAAAGAGTGTAGATCATTGATCAACGTTTTGGCCTTCTGTGATTGAAGATCATGCCATGCCATAAATTTGTACACTAGTCCATAATATGCCACAAACCTTTTAACATTACCTATATTAGCACTTGAAGTTTCAGAGttggaaacaaattaaaaataaaagaaaataaaaaaaaataacacgaACGTAGAAAACAGGAAGATTAATTTAGAAAGGAAAGCCAATCCAGCTACAACAAGTTACTAAACTgatcatcatttcatccactgGCTCTGGGATCTCCCCTTCCTACGTGATGCTCGCCGTCGCCGCCAGGATGCTGGTTCATTTCACCCTTCATGTGATGATCCATTTCACCATTTCCGTTATGATGTGGTTTGTTGTGATGATGATTCATGGATCCTCTGCCCTCTCCTCTGCTGCTGCTATTAGCATTCGGGTTTTTCCTATCGAATCCGAATTCGACGTCTGCTACTTTCGGGCCTGCTCGAAAGCTTGGAGCCCTGCCAAACTCCATGTGATGATCTCCACCACCGCCATCAGGACGGCCAGCTTCTTTCTTGGGACGAAAGTTATGCTGCGGTTGCCTATGGGGTCTCGAGCTGTTGAGGCGGCGGTTGCAGAGCCTTCCTAGAAAGCAAGCGATGGCAGAGATGACGATTATAACGGCCAGCACGATGAAAACAGTCCCGAATGAGCCGTTTGAATGGTGGGAAGATGAAGGCTGCTTGTTGACATTGTTAGGGTAAACAAGAACAGGGCCAACAGGCGGCTGCTGCGGCTGCTGGGGCTGCAAGGAG from Pyrus communis chromosome 4, drPyrComm1.1, whole genome shotgun sequence harbors:
- the LOC137731399 gene encoding uncharacterized protein — translated: MSSLQPQQPQQPPVGPVLVYPNNVNKQPSSSHHSNGSFGTVFIVLAVIIVISAIACFLGRLCNRRLNSSRPHRQPQHNFRPKKEAGRPDGGGGDHHMEFGRAPSFRAGPKVADVEFGFDRKNPNANSSSRGEGRGSMNHHHNKPHHNGNGEMDHHMKGEMNQHPGGDGEHHVGRGDPRASG